Within the Thalassotalea ponticola genome, the region AGACATTTTTGGTAAATCTTTTAATAGCGTTATGTCAGATTGGAGCCTTTCACCTTTAAAAATGAACTTATCTAGTTTTTCTCAACCGCTTTTAAAATCAGAATATAAGCATGTTGCACTAGGTCATGATGTTGATGGGAATGTACTCAAGGGTGGTTGGAATAATTACCCAACACAAGCTGCGGCAGGGTTATGGTCAACAGCTTCAGATTTAGCAAAATTCCTTATAGAAATAAGTAGAGGTTATAATGGAGTTGGCGGAGTTTATTCTAAAGGCGTAATTAAAGAGCTACTAAAAGACAAGATCGATGGTCATTATTTTGGTTTTGTTGCTTTGGGTGATAATGAGGAATTGGCTCTTGCACACTACGGAGGAAACGCTGGCTATAGAACGGCTATGGTCATTCATTTAGCAACGGGAAATGGGGCCGTTATATTAACGAATTCAGATAATGGTTCGGTAATACTTGGAGAGACGCTTAGGGCGATTTCTAAACATTACAATTGGCCATATTATAAATCCAAAACATTCACTAAGGCGGAAACAAATATTGCAGAGCTTAAGTTGCTTGCCGGTACGTATGCATTTTCAGAACAAGGTTGGCAGGTCGATGTTGAATATGACAAGAGTAAAAGCGATATTGCCATTGTTTTTCCCAATAATGAGCGCTACCGTTTAATCCCCACAAAAAAGGCCCCTGGGCACTATGTTCACAGGGAAACTGGTGTAGAAGCACATTTTAGTTATGGTGATAGTGGCACTACAAAAATAACCCTTTACGGTGAAGAGGGTTCAAAAATCTAATGGTAATTAGGGGTGATGTCATAAGAATTAGAGCGGACTACTCCAAACAAGTTAGCACGATGAAATGTATGGCAGAAAAACTGTATATAGCTGCTGTGACAGTTTGAGATATGAAGAGAAGCGATGTGAGACACATTATTTTTATAGCCCTTTTTATTCCACTTTTGGTTTACTCTAGTAGCGAACGTACTGAAGAACTTAAAATAATTAAATTAAGAGATAACACCTATCAACATATTTCATTTAAGACTGTTGAACCTTGGGGGTTAATTGGGGCTTCAGGTCTAGTTGTTATTAATGGCAATGATGCGCATATAATTGATACTCCATGGACGACCTCTGGGACTCGGCAATTGTTACAATGGATTACATCGAAGGGTATGGTTGTAAGAAGTGCAGTAGTTACGCATTTTCATGATGACGCAAGCGGAGGGATAGCACTTCTAAATGATTTGAACATACCAACTTACGCGACATCATTAACTAATGAGTTGCTTCAATTGAACGGCAACGAAATGTCCACTGATGTAATATTAGGTAACCCTTATGAACTTATAAATGGGGGCGCTAGTATTTTTTATCCTGGGCCAGGCCATACTGAGGACAATATTGTTGTCTGGTTATCCAATGAAAAAATACTATTTGGAGGTTGTTTTGTGAAAAGTCTAAATAATAAAAGCATAGGCTTCACGGGAGATGCAAATATTAATGCATGGCCTGAGTCGCTGCAAAATGTAATTAATCGTTATCCTGATGTTCAAATAGTTGTTCCAGGTCACGGGAAAATTGGAGATATTACTTTGTTAACACATACACAATCATTAGCCGTGTTGGCAAAGACTGGCAACAGTATAAATAATAATAGCAATACACATTAGAGTGTGACTCCTGATATTGGTTAGTTCATTGTTTTAGTTAGATATTTATTCGTTATGAACTAATTTGGTATATAGAATTAGAGTTTTGGTAATGTATGTGTTTTTACTCATCTCGCAAAGGTTTTGTTGACGGTTAGCGAGTCTCTAAAATGGAAGTATTAGTAATTAATGAAAAACGAATGTGCAACAAATTCTTTTTTTCTTTATATCTTGAACACAATAACAAGGATATTATGCGTATATTAATTGTTTTTATGTCGTTACTGTGTCTTTCAGGGTGTGTTGGCTTAGCAATTGGTACATTTGGAACTTATGAATTGCAAAAGGATTCTTTTGGTTTTATCGAAGGGCGACTCAATCTAAGTCAAGGTGAACAAATACCCTACTCAAAAGAGGAGGTGGTATCTCTTTGGGGGCAACCTGACAAAACTGATACTATCGGAAACTGTGAGGTTTTCACATATCATGACGGGTATTCTTGGTCTGGTGTAGGAGCTTTTGTTATAATTGTCCCCATCCCTTTGCTTGTACCAAGTGGTAATAGCGAGACTAAGGTTTACTTTAAAAATAACCAAAGTGTTAAACTGATTTCAGAATATGGCGAAGTTACCGGACTTTTGGGGTATATGTGTGGTAGCAATGAATGTCAGTTCAACGCAGGCCCCGTAAATTTGGAGGTTCCTCGAACGATACCTATAACTTGGTGTGAATAGAAATATGGCGTGTCTTGTAAGTTGAATGGCCGTTTTCTGCTGCGAGTTCAACCGATTGACGCAACACACTGGTTAAATCGTTCTGCAGGTGTTTCATACTCAAGCGTTTTTCGTGGTCTTTCGTTTAGTTGTCTAGCAACTTGATTTAATCTTAGTTGAGAGTGTACTCCCAAGTCAGTACCTTTCGGGAAATATTGTCGCAATAATCTGTTTGTATTTTCATTCGAGCCTCTTTGCCAGGGTGATTTAGGATCACAGAAATACACTTTAATGTCGGTCGCTAACGTGAATTCCTTATGATTTGAAAGCTCTGAACCCAGGTCCCAGGTTAGTGATTTATACAGCTCCATTGGAAGCTTTTGAGCTTGCTTTATTAAGGCTTTTATTACCGTACTGGTTTTGTTATTGGGTATTTTAGCTAGCATGACATAACGAGAGTGACGTTCGACTAGAGTCACTATATAGCTGTTATGGGAGCCTTGAATTAGGTCACCTTCCCAATGGCCTGGAACGGCTCTGTCTTCTACTGACGCAGGTCTTTCACTAATCGGTATAGCATCTTTAATTTTGCCTAGCCCTTTACCTTTAAGCGTGGCGGATTTAGATCTCCTGACAGCGCGTTGGGTACGTAAATGCTTTTGTAACTCTTTCTTCAAAGCCCCTCGGGTTTGAATATATAGCGTTTTATAAATCGTCTCATGCGACACATGAAACTCCTCATTATCGGGGTACTTTCTTTTAAGCCAGCCAGATATTTGCTGCGGTGACCATGCCGCTTTCATCTTTCTAGCAATTATTGAACATAATGCTTTGTTACCTGATAGCTTGCAAGGTTTAGGACGCTTTGCGTTTTCCCAAGCTGCTGCATCTGCTTTATTTGCTCGATATTGTTTAAGCCCACCATGCCGTCTAACTTCACGAGAAATAGTTGAAGGTGCTCGACCTAGCTTTCTAGCTATGGCTCTAAACGATAAATTAGAAGCTAAACCACGGGATATTTCTTCACGTTCAGCTAATGATAATATGCTTGATGAACGAGTTCGTTCTGGGGGCCGATACCCACCGGTTTTATGGATAATGCCCAGTATTGATGAATGGAATCGGTCAAAAAGCCTAGCGATATCGTGAACCGAATCATCTTGCTTGTAGCGATCCCAAATTAATGCTCTTTGCTGAGCATTGTAGTAGATGCGTTTTCTCTGTTTCATGTCAACGTTCCTTAAGCTAGTATAAGGATAGCGTTGCATTCACCAGTTGAACTCACAGCTAGTTTGAGACATAACATGCAATTAAATGGGGCTCACCTATGCAACTTCGTGGGGCTAAGGTATGCAATTCTCCACGACTCGCTTTAGTTTATAACTTGTGAACCCGAATGGATCAAACTAGCAACTGTATGCAATTGTCAGGTTTGATTAAGTTCTTATAATCTGACAGTTTAAGTTCAATCTTATTGTCCTAACATAAAAAAGAGTACATGCATGTACTCTTTTATATAACGCCCCTAAATAATTTGCATCATCATCCAAAGTTTTGACTCTTCATTTTCAAGTGGTTTAGGTATTTTCTGCAAGTTGCCAATAAATTTAGTAAAGCAACTTGATCGTATTTTTCCTTCCTTTACCCGCCCTGTTTTAAACATATTGAAGTACTTTCTGATTTCATGCGGCATCAATTCTTCATGGGTTTCAACCCAATTATCATCCTCAGTTAATTCAAAAGAGTTAACCTTCTCTTTTGGGGCTCCTTAATACCGCGGTTATGAATATTCCTGATTGCATCACGAGCTAATTCACTATCTTTACGGAAGTAATACTTTGCCACTGTACTAGGATCGTCTCCTAAATAATATGCAACGGTAGCTACATCATGCCCAAGTTTTCTCAAGTTATTTGCAAATGTATGTCTAAAGTCATATAAACGCTTTTTTTGTGGTATGCCAAAAATACTTTTGAATTTCGGCCAATGGTCATTTGTACAATTAGGAGTTGCATGTCCATCTGCACTATTAGCGTTTGGCAACATAAAACCTTCTTTAGTTTTATAAAAAAATTGCCCTCCCATTGATAAATAATCATTCATCATTTTCCAGTAACCTTCATGCTCGATTGGGATCTCTCTCGTATCATTAGTTTTCAATATGATTTGACCCGGAACAGTGAAAGTTTTCTTTGTAAAGTTCCAACTACTTTCGAAGTTACGATAAACTTCACAATTTCGACACCCAGTTAGCATCATGGTTGTTAAAACGATCTTTCCATGCATTAATTTGGGTGTAGATTGCTCGAAATGCTCAATTACATAATCGACCGCATCTTTAACTGAAATCTCATCAATTACGTTTATTAACCGCTTCTCACTTTTTTTTGAATCGTCAACAAAGCTTGTAATTAAATCACCAATTACATTTTTACGGATATAGCCAGCTTTTTCCCAAACATTAAACATTGCATTGATCATCGTATAGTAACGCCTCTGTGTATCTAGAGATTTAACAGTGGTTGTTCCATTGCCCTTGTGATGGTAATTTGTTCTCCAATCGTTACGTAATGTATCAAGCCACTCAGCATTAAGATCTTTTATCTTTTGATCTAGGATACTTCTAGCACCATGAGCAATTGCTTTAATCGTCCGATGATGTACTTTTTTGACCTTATTACTTTTTAATTTTACTTTTTCTCGATCTTTTTCATACTGACCGCTTTCTAAATATTCACGTATTGTCATTCTTGCAATACCAGAGCTATCAAGGGACTTAGCACGATCGAGATCGATTAGCTCCGAAACCATTTCTCTCACTTTGGGAAGGCTGATGGTACCTTTGGGATAATAACGACTATTCGTTCTCTTTTTCCAAGTGCCAAGTTTTTGCATACCTGAATTTGGGCTTCTAAAATAGAATGTCTTTTGTGTTTTTGTCAGTCTCAGAATTAAGCTGTATCCACGGTCTGCAACATGAGCATCTTGCAGATCAATGACGCCACCTTCTATTAGTGGAAGTTTATCAATTCGATCTTCCTTAAACATAAACTTACGAGACCCTGCGATATAAGTTTTAGTCACATAATTACTAAG harbors:
- a CDS encoding serine hydrolase, with the protein product MSSNQVFKHKSIFKKELFIICLLAFFSKNLLSSELGSTTKENDESCYEDTSISAFEGQRSVLDNLIPKVVFLNSPDEGRSITQRMQELKVSGISIALIKNHKIDWSSALGKISYDSEDKVTCTTLFQAASLSKPITMMGVLNMKEKGVVSLDQNISEYLKSYSLPEGKQSAEKPVTFRNLLNHTSGITSGGYVGYSQGEPVPSDIEILKGVSPSNTPKISVESTPGSKLSYSGGAYTLVEVALQDIFGKSFNSVMSDWSLSPLKMNLSSFSQPLLKSEYKHVALGHDVDGNVLKGGWNNYPTQAAAGLWSTASDLAKFLIEISRGYNGVGGVYSKGVIKELLKDKIDGHYFGFVALGDNEELALAHYGGNAGYRTAMVIHLATGNGAVILTNSDNGSVILGETLRAISKHYNWPYYKSKTFTKAETNIAELKLLAGTYAFSEQGWQVDVEYDKSKSDIAIVFPNNERYRLIPTKKAPGHYVHRETGVEAHFSYGDSGTTKITLYGEEGSKI
- the bla gene encoding subclass B1 metallo-beta-lactamase, yielding MRHIIFIALFIPLLVYSSSERTEELKIIKLRDNTYQHISFKTVEPWGLIGASGLVVINGNDAHIIDTPWTTSGTRQLLQWITSKGMVVRSAVVTHFHDDASGGIALLNDLNIPTYATSLTNELLQLNGNEMSTDVILGNPYELINGGASIFYPGPGHTEDNIVVWLSNEKILFGGCFVKSLNNKSIGFTGDANINAWPESLQNVINRYPDVQIVVPGHGKIGDITLLTHTQSLAVLAKTGNSINNNSNTH
- a CDS encoding IS30 family transposase — translated: MKQRKRIYYNAQQRALIWDRYKQDDSVHDIARLFDRFHSSILGIIHKTGGYRPPERTRSSSILSLAEREEISRGLASNLSFRAIARKLGRAPSTISREVRRHGGLKQYRANKADAAAWENAKRPKPCKLSGNKALCSIIARKMKAAWSPQQISGWLKRKYPDNEEFHVSHETIYKTLYIQTRGALKKELQKHLRTQRAVRRSKSATLKGKGLGKIKDAIPISERPASVEDRAVPGHWEGDLIQGSHNSYIVTLVERHSRYVMLAKIPNNKTSTVIKALIKQAQKLPMELYKSLTWDLGSELSNHKEFTLATDIKVYFCDPKSPWQRGSNENTNRLLRQYFPKGTDLGVHSQLRLNQVARQLNERPRKTLEYETPAERFNQCVASIG
- a CDS encoding site-specific integrase is translated as MVEKIIKKSHFELSNYVTKTYIAGSRKFMFKEDRIDKLPLIEGGVIDLQDAHVADRGYSLILRLTKTQKTFYFRSPNSGMQKLGTWKKRTNSRYYPKGTISLPKVREMVSELIDLDRAKSLDSSGIARMTIREYLESGQYEKDREKVKLKSNKVKKVHHRTIKAIAHGARSILDQKIKDLNAEWLDTLRNDWRTNYHHKGNGTTTVKSLDTQRRYYTMINAMFNVWEKAGYIRKNVIGDLITSFVDDSKKSEKRLINVIDEISVKDAVDYVIEHFEQSTPKLMHGKIVLTTMMLTGCRNCEVYRNFESSWNFTKKTFTVPGQIILKTNDTREIPIEHEGYWKMMNDYLSMGGQFFYKTKEGFMLPNANSADGHATPNCTNDHWPKFKSIFGIPQKKRLYDFRHTFANNLRKLGHDVATVAYYLGDDPSTVAKYYFRKDSELARDAIRNIHNRGIKEPQKRRLTLLN